Below is a genomic region from Sinorhizobium meliloti.
TCGATGATCTCCTCGAGCCGCTCCGGCGTCAGATCCTCGAACGTGTCCTTGAAGATCATGACCATCGGCGCGTTGACGCAGGCGCCCTGACATTCGACCTCTTCCCAGGAAAGCGTGCCGCCCTCATTGAGGGTGAACGGTTCGCTGGCGATCTTCTTCTTGCAGATCTTGATCAGGTCTTCGGCGCCGCGCAGCATGCAGGGCGTGGTGCCGCAGACCTGGACATGGGCACGCGTTCCGACCGGCTGCAGCTGGAATTGCGTATAGAAGGTAGCGACTTCGAGGACGCGGATATAGGCCATGCCGAGCATGTCGGCGACCGACTCGATCGCCGCCCTCGTCACCCAGCCATCCTGCTCCTGAGCGCGCATCAGCAGGGGAATGACCGCCGACTGCTCGCGGCCTTCGGGATATTTCTTGATCGTTGCCTCGGCCCAGGCAGCATTTTCCTTGCTGAACGCGAAGGCCGCTGGCTGGACTGTGTCTTCGGCTAGTCGACGAACGGACATTCTAGTGGACACCTTATCAGTTAATCGAACCGCACCGCGATTTCGTCAGCGAGACAAATTCGCAGGCATAGGCTGACTGGTCTTTCTGCAAAAACACGATGTAGCGCGCGCCGTTGTTGACGGCTGCCTTGATCTCGTAGCCCCTCGACAGGAGCGCCGACATGCTGCCGCCCCTGAGCGCAGCGGACGACTCGCTGCCGACGTCTTCCTGGGCCGAAGCCCCGGAGGCGAGCGCAAGAAGTCCGACAGCGACGAGCGGCACCAGACGCATCAGCGATCCACCTCGCCGAAAACGATATCGAGGGAGCCCAGCACGGCCGAAACATCGGCAAGCTGGTGTCCGCGACAGAGGAAGTCCATCGCCTGAAGATGCGCGTAACCCGGAGCGCGGATCTTGCAGCGATACGGCTTGTTGGTGCCGTCGGAGACCAGATAGACGCCGAACTCGCCCTTGGGCGCCTCGACCGCGGCGTAGACCTCGCCGGCGGGCACGTGATAGCCCTCGGTATAGAGCTTGAAGTGATGGATCAGCGCCTCCATCGACCGCTTCATCTCGCCGCGCTTCGGCGGCACGATCTTGCCGTCGAGCGAGGAGACCGGACCGATCTTGGCATCGCCGAGCAGGCGATCGACGCACTGGCGCATGATGCGCGCCGACTGGCGCATTTCGATCATGCGGATGAGATAGCGGTCGAAGCAGTCGCCGTTCTTGCCGATCGGAATGTCGAACTCCAGGTCGGAATAGCATTCATAGGGCTGCGAACGGCGCAGGTCCCAGGCCGCACCCGAGCCGCGCACCATCACGCCCGAGAAACCCCAGGCCCAGGCGTCTTCGAGGCTGACGACGCCGATATCGACGTTGCGCTGCTTGAAGATGCGGTTGCCGGTCAGAAGCTCGTCGATATCGTCGACGGTCTTCAGGAACGGGTCGATCCAGTTGCCGATGTCTTCGACCAGTTGGTGCGGCAGGTCCTGATGTACGCCGCCCGGACGGAAATAGGCCGCGTGCATGCGCGCGCCGCAGGCCCGCTCGTAGAAGACCATCAGCTTCTCGCGCTCCTCGAAGCCCCAGAGCGGCGGCGTGAGCGCGCCGACGTCCATGGCCTGAGTCGTCACGTTGAGGAGATGCGACAGGATACGGCCGATCTCGGAATAGAGAACGCGGATCAGCTGACCGCGGATCGGCACTTGCGTACCGGTCAATCTTTCGACCGCAAGCGCGAAGGCGTGCTCCTGGTTCATCGGCGCGACATAGTCGAGCCGGTCGAAATAGGGTATCGCCTGCAGATAGGTCTTGGCCTCGATCAGCTTCTCCGTGCCGCGATGCAGGAGGCCGATATGCGGATCGACGCGCTCGACGATCTCGCCGTCAAGCTCCAGCACCAGACGCAGAACGCCGTGCGCCGCCGGATGCTGCGGGCCGAAGTTGATGTTGAAGTTGCGGACGTTATGTTCGGTCATACCGATTGCTCCAGGCCGGGTGGCGTCCTTCGCGGACTGCCGCGGGCCGACTTAATTCAGCGTGGTCTCGCCTTTTCGTCGCCGGGCAGCACGTATTCCGTGCCTTCCCAGGGCGAAAGAAAGTCGAAATTGCGGAATTCCTGCTTCAGCTCGACGGGTTCGTAGACGACGCGCTTGGCTTCGTTGTCGTAACGCACCTCGACGAAACCGGTCAGCGGGAAGTCCTTGCGCAGCGGATAGCCTTCGAAGCCGTAGTCCGTTAGGATGCGCCTCAGATCCGGGTGACCGGTGAAGAGGATGCCATACATGTCGTAGGCTTCGCGCTCGAACCAATCGGCGCCGGGGAA
It encodes:
- the nuoE gene encoding NADH-quinone oxidoreductase subunit NuoE, with amino-acid sequence MSVRRLAEDTVQPAAFAFSKENAAWAEATIKKYPEGREQSAVIPLLMRAQEQDGWVTRAAIESVADMLGMAYIRVLEVATFYTQFQLQPVGTRAHVQVCGTTPCMLRGAEDLIKICKKKIASEPFTLNEGGTLSWEEVECQGACVNAPMVMIFKDTFEDLTPERLEEIIDRFEAGKGSEVVPGPQIDRVYSAPIGGLTTLQAPEPVEEKKSVRASKAKDEQAVSVPPSNAAKPSTATDVTNPTLKTPATARKAAAKNVKIEGETVDKSKPAKKPR
- a CDS encoding NADH-quinone oxidoreductase subunit D — its product is MTEHNVRNFNINFGPQHPAAHGVLRLVLELDGEIVERVDPHIGLLHRGTEKLIEAKTYLQAIPYFDRLDYVAPMNQEHAFALAVERLTGTQVPIRGQLIRVLYSEIGRILSHLLNVTTQAMDVGALTPPLWGFEEREKLMVFYERACGARMHAAYFRPGGVHQDLPHQLVEDIGNWIDPFLKTVDDIDELLTGNRIFKQRNVDIGVVSLEDAWAWGFSGVMVRGSGAAWDLRRSQPYECYSDLEFDIPIGKNGDCFDRYLIRMIEMRQSARIMRQCVDRLLGDAKIGPVSSLDGKIVPPKRGEMKRSMEALIHHFKLYTEGYHVPAGEVYAAVEAPKGEFGVYLVSDGTNKPYRCKIRAPGYAHLQAMDFLCRGHQLADVSAVLGSLDIVFGEVDR